Proteins encoded by one window of Candidatus Poribacteria bacterium:
- a CDS encoding ABC transporter permease → MWGRGKLGYTVSAAFTFLLAIHLLVYPHLMDWGMNLVHLCANLFFLAHGFIWSSRLKRFKWSIYLAGYLSMFVLLVVYADRPLLFPLLVILYAASFRLPRLIGYLAIFVLSVLFLTPYWIQSLIVLSLLYSVLLGVGRERVRFHLVAFLIGFILLSFILFPLLYLLFQSSPQTLAATLNQEKFRGALYTSLATATVTTLISLLFGVPLAYSMVRMGFRGRRAVESLLSIPILTPHTIVGIALLVMLGPKAPVGEFIRRTFGVSIAGSYFGIVAAQVYVSSPYLVFSAMNGFHSVDPKLEKISRSLGASPLKTFFKVSLPLAAPAIFEGCVMTWSRALSEMGSLMVLAYHPFTISTFTYDVFTQYGLSEAQPVAILFLIICLWIFILLRWIREQHVGMIPVFRFSRF, encoded by the coding sequence ATGTGGGGAAGAGGTAAACTCGGATACACCGTATCTGCGGCTTTCACATTTCTCCTGGCGATCCACCTGTTGGTCTACCCACACCTGATGGACTGGGGGATGAACCTGGTTCATCTGTGCGCCAACCTGTTCTTCCTGGCTCACGGGTTCATCTGGTCGAGCAGATTAAAAAGGTTCAAGTGGTCGATCTACCTGGCGGGGTATCTGTCGATGTTTGTGCTATTGGTGGTTTACGCCGACAGACCGTTGCTCTTCCCGCTGCTGGTGATCCTGTATGCCGCTTCATTCCGTTTACCAAGGCTCATAGGATACCTGGCTATCTTCGTCCTGTCGGTTCTCTTCCTGACGCCATATTGGATTCAAAGCTTGATCGTTCTCAGCTTGCTTTATTCCGTTCTGTTGGGTGTGGGGAGAGAACGGGTTCGGTTTCACCTCGTCGCCTTTCTCATCGGTTTTATCTTACTCTCCTTCATCCTTTTTCCGCTGCTTTATCTGTTGTTTCAAAGTTCCCCTCAGACCTTAGCCGCCACGTTGAATCAGGAGAAGTTTCGGGGAGCTCTGTATACGAGCCTGGCGACAGCCACCGTCACCACTTTGATCTCCCTTCTTTTCGGGGTTCCGCTTGCATACTCGATGGTGAGGATGGGGTTCAGGGGGAGAAGAGCGGTTGAATCGTTGCTCTCCATACCGATTCTCACCCCCCACACCATCGTCGGCATAGCTTTGTTGGTGATGTTGGGACCCAAGGCGCCCGTTGGGGAGTTCATAAGGAGGACGTTCGGCGTGAGCATCGCCGGCAGTTATTTCGGCATAGTAGCCGCTCAGGTTTACGTCAGCTCGCCCTATCTGGTTTTCAGCGCCATGAACGGGTTCCATTCGGTCGATCCGAAGTTAGAGAAGATCAGCCGCAGTCTGGGAGCATCTCCTTTAAAGACGTTCTTCAAGGTTTCACTTCCCCTGGCAGCTCCCGCTATATTTGAGGGGTGTGTCATGACCTGGTCGAGGGCTTTATCGGAGATGGGGAGCTTAATGGTTCTGGCTTATCACCCTTTCACCATCTCAACCTTCACCTACGACGTGTTCACCCAATACGGTCTATCGGAGGCTCAACCTGTGGCGATCCTCTTCCTCATAATCTGCCTCTGGATCTTTATACTTTTGAGGTGGATAAGGGAACAACACGTCGGGATGATCCCTGTTTTCAGATTTTCCCGTTTTTGA
- the wtpA gene encoding tungstate ABC transporter substrate-binding protein WtpA, whose amino-acid sequence MARLSLVSFLICILLIVGCGEEEKLIIFHAGSLSKPMEDLSAAFKKRHPNVEIQREASGSLVAARKVSELGREADVVAVADYRVIKHILMPDHADWYVKFAGNRMVIAYTERSRYGDRINSENWYEILSRKDVRFGRSDPNMDPCGYRTLMVWQLADIYYKDKLGRKSIYKSLMENCPPSNIRQGSVELLPQLESLDLDYAFEYLSVAKQHRLKYVELPREIDLSDPDMEEFYAQAKVKITGKRPGEFITVEGTPIVYGVTIPKGAPHFDLAVQFVELMLSDEGRSIMDKNGQPPIHPAVAVGISKMPPRLRKYVRGE is encoded by the coding sequence ATGGCGAGGTTGAGCTTAGTTTCGTTTCTGATCTGCATTTTGCTGATAGTTGGATGTGGTGAGGAAGAGAAGTTGATCATCTTCCACGCCGGAAGCCTCTCGAAACCGATGGAGGATCTGTCAGCCGCCTTCAAGAAACGCCATCCGAACGTGGAGATCCAGAGGGAAGCTTCGGGGAGCCTGGTGGCGGCGAGGAAAGTTTCCGAGCTCGGAAGGGAGGCTGACGTGGTGGCGGTCGCCGACTACAGGGTGATCAAACATATACTGATGCCCGATCACGCCGACTGGTATGTGAAGTTCGCCGGGAACCGGATGGTGATAGCTTACACCGAAAGGAGCAGATACGGCGACAGGATAAACTCCGAAAACTGGTATGAGATACTATCGAGAAAAGACGTGAGGTTCGGCAGATCCGATCCGAACATGGACCCGTGCGGCTACAGAACGTTGATGGTGTGGCAACTGGCTGATATCTACTACAAGGATAAGCTTGGGAGAAAGAGCATCTATAAAAGTTTGATGGAAAACTGTCCTCCGAGCAACATAAGGCAGGGATCGGTAGAGCTCCTTCCACAGTTGGAATCCCTCGATCTGGACTACGCCTTCGAATACCTCTCGGTGGCCAAACAGCACAGGTTGAAATACGTGGAGCTGCCCAGGGAGATAGACCTGAGCGATCCGGATATGGAGGAGTTCTACGCCCAGGCGAAGGTGAAGATAACCGGGAAACGACCGGGCGAGTTCATCACGGTCGAAGGGACACCTATAGTTTACGGGGTGACGATCCCCAAAGGCGCCCCTCATTTCGATCTCGCCGTCCAGTTTGTCGAGCTGATGCTGAGCGACGAGGGGAGAAGTATAATGGATAAAAACGGTCAACCACCCATACACCCCGCCGTCGCCGTCGGGATCTCCAAGATGCCGCCTCGGCTGAGAAAATACGTCAGGGGTGAGTAA
- a CDS encoding substrate-binding domain-containing protein, translating to MRSKGWVALLLIPFILACSWDEERLVIFYDEALKGAMEKLMRRFEKVYPRIKIDAEPSKPLGVVCKVIDLKREVDLVALSDPKLIEKMLMRRKLLMPSYAEWYVKFAVDRITIAFTDKSRYADEINSGNWREVLSRDDVRVGRLDPDDPSGRGAALVWKTNSPPGGVYRSTDELLKLLEERKLDYIFTRLSTAKRHRLRYVELPCEITYAVTIPRGAPHLRHAIMFLQLFLGEEGRRVLKEEGYQPISPPLAKGGSKLPKELKRYVGKR from the coding sequence ATGAGATCGAAGGGGTGGGTTGCCCTACTCTTGATACCGTTCATCCTCGCCTGCAGCTGGGATGAGGAGAGGCTGGTGATCTTCTACGACGAGGCGCTTAAAGGAGCGATGGAGAAACTGATGAGGAGGTTCGAGAAGGTTTATCCGAGGATAAAGATTGACGCCGAGCCCTCTAAACCGTTGGGGGTGGTGTGTAAGGTGATCGATCTCAAAAGGGAGGTCGATCTGGTAGCTCTATCCGATCCAAAGCTGATCGAGAAGATGCTGATGCGAAGGAAACTCCTGATGCCGAGCTACGCGGAGTGGTATGTGAAGTTCGCCGTCGATAGGATAACGATTGCGTTCACCGACAAAAGCAGATATGCGGATGAGATCAACTCTGGAAACTGGCGTGAGGTTTTGTCGAGAGATGATGTGAGGGTGGGGCGACTTGACCCGGACGACCCCTCAGGTAGGGGGGCGGCTCTGGTGTGGAAGACCAACTCCCCTCCGGGAGGAGTATATCGGAGCACCGATGAGCTCCTGAAACTTCTGGAGGAGAGGAAGCTCGACTATATCTTCACTCGCCTCTCGACGGCTAAGAGGCATCGGCTGAGATATGTCGAGCTGCCTTGTGAGATAACATATGCGGTCACGATCCCCAGGGGCGCCCCCCACCTGAGACACGCCATTATGTTCCTCCAGCTGTTTCTGGGCGAGGAAGGCAGAAGGGTATTAAAGGAGGAGGGGTATCAGCCGATATCGCCGCCGCTGGCGAAAGGCGGCTCGAAACTACCTAAAGAGCTTAAGCGATATGTGGGGAAGAGGTAA
- a CDS encoding DegT/DnrJ/EryC1/StrS family aminotransferase — translation MAKLALKGGKPVREKGWPSWPICDECELKALKEALEERMWGGGVGRSNPKEEEIEEKFASFHDCRYGVAVSTGTAALHVALLAAGVGEGDEVIVPAITWLATGSAALMTGAELVFCDVHPESYCLDAEKLESLITSKTKAVITVHNFGTSSDMDKLLEVTRKHNILLIEDCARAHGFRWKDRSVGSLGDMGCFSFQRGKFMTCGEGGMITTNDRKLFERCRSIKDCGRTREGDAYSEGVTNYYNYRLTEFQSAILLCQLERLKEQRERRKNNSEYLSGKLEGIEGIKPVKPDPRLTEHQPWPYLFRYDPEAFKGVPIGRFREALNAEGIPCGGIDPPLYRALRPSKEDWERFPEICPVAERAPDELVSLPQNLFLSSKEDMDDIAEAIAKIRENADELL, via the coding sequence ATGGCGAAATTAGCGCTTAAGGGAGGTAAGCCCGTTAGGGAGAAAGGTTGGCCCTCATGGCCGATATGCGATGAATGCGAGCTTAAGGCGCTGAAGGAGGCGCTGGAGGAACGGATGTGGGGAGGAGGTGTCGGGCGAAGCAACCCCAAGGAGGAGGAGATAGAGGAGAAATTCGCAAGCTTCCACGATTGCAGGTATGGGGTGGCCGTCTCAACCGGAACGGCGGCGTTGCACGTCGCCCTGCTTGCAGCGGGAGTGGGAGAAGGGGATGAGGTGATCGTCCCGGCCATAACCTGGCTGGCTACCGGGAGCGCCGCGCTGATGACCGGAGCGGAGCTCGTCTTCTGCGACGTCCATCCGGAAAGCTACTGTCTCGACGCCGAAAAGCTTGAGAGCCTTATAACCTCAAAAACCAAAGCCGTGATCACCGTCCATAACTTCGGGACATCCTCCGATATGGACAAACTCCTGGAGGTAACGAGGAAACATAACATTCTCCTGATAGAGGACTGCGCCAGGGCACATGGCTTCAGGTGGAAGGATAGATCCGTCGGCTCATTGGGGGATATGGGCTGCTTCAGCTTCCAACGGGGGAAGTTCATGACCTGCGGCGAGGGAGGCATGATAACGACGAACGATAGGAAACTGTTTGAAAGGTGTCGTAGCATAAAGGATTGCGGCAGAACCCGTGAAGGCGACGCCTACTCCGAAGGGGTCACGAACTACTACAACTACAGGCTCACGGAGTTTCAATCGGCGATACTCCTCTGCCAGCTTGAAAGGCTCAAAGAGCAGAGGGAGAGGAGGAAAAACAACAGCGAGTATCTGTCGGGGAAACTTGAGGGGATCGAAGGGATAAAGCCCGTGAAACCCGATCCCAGGCTTACGGAACACCAGCCCTGGCCTTATCTCTTCAGATACGACCCGGAAGCCTTCAAGGGCGTTCCGATAGGCAGGTTCAGGGAGGCTTTAAACGCCGAGGGGATCCCATGCGGAGGGATAGATCCTCCCCTCTACAGGGCGTTGCGCCCTTCAAAGGAGGACTGGGAGAGGTTCCCGGAGATCTGCCCCGTAGCCGAGAGGGCTCCGGATGAGCTCGTGAGCCTGCCACAAAACCTGTTTTTGAGTTCAAAGGAGGATATGGACGATATAGCGGAGGCTATAGCCAAGATAAGGGAGAACGCCGATGAGCTCCTCTAA
- a CDS encoding PQQ-binding-like beta-propeller repeat protein yields MSLLALLLLILTVDPTGWHTFGGNPCHIGFADVEFSSGDLRLLWSFDLGKHVWRYTRGTNVWSTSPVAAEVDGRVLIFVGAYDRNLYCIDALSGKEVWEFTTGGSLNFAPAFAWVKGEPTLFVVSSDRTVYAVGARDGVRKWCYETQPWSYTICEAVVSSPVTGEIGGRTVLIFGIWNSDRRPVKGFQRGELFVLDASNGEKLWSRVLSSTYLSSPAYVSMGGSPFIFISSADGNLYCLRGETGEEIWRFTTGSEIRSSPTVAEIGGRRVVLVGTRFGTLCALDAENGGLIWSYRAGHAIDSTPAVGVVKGRTMVFFGSYDRAVHAVDGKTGRRLWRYKTGKYITASPVLGRIKGRVVVFISSLDDKIYALDGGSGKLIWSYKGGGRVWPYETRGENLWSSPILLASKGVPLLLFPSYDGKLYAFTDLMSQP; encoded by the coding sequence ATGAGCCTCTTGGCTCTCCTATTGCTCATTTTAACGGTCGATCCGACCGGTTGGCACACGTTCGGCGGGAACCCCTGTCATATCGGGTTCGCCGATGTGGAGTTCTCCTCAGGCGATCTTCGGCTTCTGTGGAGTTTCGATCTGGGGAAACATGTGTGGAGATACACGAGGGGGACGAACGTCTGGTCCACTTCACCTGTAGCGGCTGAGGTGGACGGGAGGGTTCTCATCTTCGTCGGCGCTTACGATCGCAACCTGTATTGCATCGACGCTTTAAGCGGCAAGGAGGTTTGGGAGTTCACCACCGGCGGTTCGTTGAACTTCGCCCCCGCCTTCGCATGGGTCAAAGGGGAACCCACCCTATTCGTCGTCTCGTCTGACAGAACCGTTTACGCCGTAGGGGCTAGGGACGGGGTAAGGAAGTGGTGCTACGAGACGCAGCCTTGGAGCTACACGATATGTGAAGCGGTGGTTTCATCCCCCGTCACGGGTGAGATCGGAGGGAGAACCGTCCTCATCTTCGGTATATGGAACTCGGATCGCAGACCGGTTAAGGGGTTTCAGAGAGGCGAGCTTTTCGTTCTGGACGCATCGAACGGTGAGAAGTTGTGGAGCAGGGTTCTCTCATCGACCTACCTTTCATCCCCCGCTTACGTTTCGATGGGAGGTTCACCTTTCATCTTCATCAGCTCGGCTGACGGCAACCTTTACTGCCTGAGAGGTGAGACGGGGGAGGAGATATGGAGGTTCACGACCGGATCGGAGATCCGATCCTCCCCGACCGTAGCTGAAATAGGGGGGAGAAGGGTGGTGTTAGTGGGGACGAGGTTCGGGACGCTCTGCGCTTTGGACGCTGAGAACGGCGGGTTGATCTGGAGCTACAGAGCGGGGCACGCCATAGATTCAACCCCAGCTGTGGGGGTTGTGAAAGGCAGAACGATGGTGTTTTTCGGCTCTTACGATCGGGCGGTTCACGCCGTGGACGGTAAAACGGGACGGAGGTTGTGGCGGTATAAAACCGGCAAATACATCACCGCTTCACCGGTTTTAGGGAGGATCAAGGGTAGGGTGGTGGTCTTCATCAGCTCACTCGACGACAAAATTTACGCCCTCGATGGGGGAAGCGGAAAACTGATCTGGAGCTATAAAGGCGGAGGAAGAGTTTGGCCTTACGAGACGAGAGGTGAAAACCTCTGGTCGTCCCCCATACTTCTCGCCTCCAAAGGGGTTCCCCTCCTTCTTTTCCCATCATATGACGGCAAGCTTTACGCTTTCACCGACCTCATGAGTCAACCGTAG
- a CDS encoding ABC transporter ATP-binding protein has product MIELRGVRRRWGSFSLKGITLKVERGEYFVLLGPCGAGKTLLLETIAGFWFPEEGEIWINGREVTRIPPERRNVGFVYQEYGLFPHLPVSENILYGLKARGYPKKERERRMMEVVSALGIEDLLEREEIGSLSGGEKQKVALARALAPEPEVMLLDEPLHSLDYSSREQVFRMLKEINRSFNITVIHVTHDYSEARALADRIGVMNNGRLIQVDEPDRIFERPSTTFIAKFLGAENLFRGRYEGEEGGFHLVRVGDSIKIKAHLDGRIDPVSICVRPEEVKVSASPLNLENEFEGIVREISDRGMFVRVILDVQGVRFISHLYRGEFLRLPISIGSRVRLGFRSESVCVLEEDEG; this is encoded by the coding sequence ATGATCGAGCTGAGAGGTGTTCGGAGGAGATGGGGGAGCTTCTCCCTCAAAGGGATAACCTTAAAGGTGGAACGGGGTGAGTATTTCGTTCTTCTGGGACCGTGCGGGGCGGGTAAGACGCTGCTGTTGGAGACGATAGCCGGGTTCTGGTTCCCAGAAGAGGGTGAGATATGGATAAACGGTAGAGAGGTGACACGCATCCCGCCTGAGAGGAGGAACGTCGGGTTCGTTTATCAGGAATACGGGCTCTTCCCACATCTCCCCGTGAGCGAGAACATCCTTTACGGTCTGAAGGCGAGAGGATACCCGAAGAAGGAGAGGGAGAGGAGGATGATGGAAGTGGTCTCGGCTCTGGGGATAGAGGATCTGCTTGAGAGGGAGGAGATCGGCTCGCTGAGCGGGGGTGAGAAACAGAAGGTCGCCCTCGCCAGGGCTTTGGCACCTGAGCCGGAGGTGATGTTGCTGGACGAGCCTTTACACTCTCTCGATTACAGCTCCAGAGAGCAGGTCTTCAGGATGTTAAAGGAGATAAACAGAAGCTTCAACATCACCGTCATACACGTGACCCACGATTACTCCGAGGCGAGGGCGCTCGCCGATAGGATAGGGGTGATGAACAACGGAAGACTGATTCAGGTGGATGAGCCCGATAGAATATTCGAACGTCCCTCCACCACGTTCATCGCTAAGTTCCTCGGCGCCGAGAACCTGTTCAGAGGGAGATATGAGGGTGAGGAGGGTGGGTTCCACCTGGTGAGGGTGGGTGATAGTATCAAGATCAAGGCACATCTGGACGGAAGGATCGATCCGGTGAGCATCTGTGTAAGACCGGAGGAGGTGAAGGTATCGGCCTCGCCGTTGAACCTGGAGAACGAGTTCGAGGGGATCGTGCGGGAGATATCCGATAGGGGGATGTTCGTGAGGGTCATCCTCGACGTCCAAGGGGTGAGGTTTATATCACACCTGTATCGTGGGGAGTTCCTCCGACTTCCCATCTCGATCGGAAGCAGGGTGCGGCTGGGTTTCAGATCGGAATCGGTATGCGTTCTGGAGGAGGATGAGGGTTAG
- a CDS encoding 4Fe-4S binding protein: protein MWERIFNLIGRKIVVRPLIPVAGSWIDATPFLLIFLFLSLSALFLLKFGREERGRWGLRIASAFFFIIFLHRCLCMIRDAMSGISEIGRDDLRAFGQLCIFIPVIGFSLSIGRAFCGWVCPLGLLQEGVGRIALLKRRVLGYGRAARIFDLILLALISFAAFRMLVFFKPSTDFFTENVAACFSIFLLCLLPFVLVSKRWAERLVKVRYPLLGVWIFLVFVRVFVTNPWCVLYGGELDYSSLLALFVVLTVSLLIPMAWCRYICPLGTLLSLTSRFSALKFRSGGKCERCGRCDEVCPVGAIEEGKLNLSSCIYCGRCLKGCVGRIEMR, encoded by the coding sequence ATGTGGGAGAGGATATTCAACCTGATCGGCCGTAAGATCGTCGTCAGACCTCTTATCCCTGTGGCGGGCAGTTGGATAGACGCCACGCCGTTTCTCCTCATCTTCCTATTCCTCTCACTTTCAGCTCTGTTCCTCCTCAAGTTCGGGAGGGAGGAGAGAGGGAGATGGGGGTTAAGGATCGCCTCGGCTTTCTTTTTCATCATCTTCCTCCATCGGTGTCTCTGTATGATCCGGGATGCTATGTCGGGCATAAGCGAGATAGGTCGTGACGATCTGAGGGCGTTCGGTCAACTGTGTATCTTCATCCCGGTGATCGGTTTCTCGCTGAGCATCGGTCGTGCTTTCTGTGGATGGGTCTGCCCTCTGGGTCTGCTTCAGGAAGGTGTGGGGAGGATCGCCCTCCTCAAGAGGAGGGTTCTCGGTTATGGGAGGGCGGCGAGGATTTTCGATCTGATCCTTTTGGCTCTCATCTCCTTTGCTGCGTTTCGGATGTTGGTATTTTTCAAACCCTCCACCGATTTTTTCACCGAGAACGTCGCCGCCTGTTTCAGTATATTCCTTTTGTGTCTCCTGCCTTTCGTCCTGGTGAGCAAGAGATGGGCTGAACGTTTGGTGAAGGTGAGGTATCCGCTTCTGGGCGTTTGGATCTTCCTGGTGTTCGTGAGGGTTTTCGTCACAAACCCGTGGTGTGTGCTTTACGGAGGTGAGCTCGATTACTCTTCACTGCTCGCTTTATTCGTCGTGCTGACCGTCTCGTTACTTATCCCGATGGCTTGGTGTCGATATATCTGTCCTCTGGGTACACTTCTGTCACTTACCTCAAGGTTCTCTGCTCTCAAATTCAGAAGCGGAGGGAAGTGTGAAAGGTGTGGTAGATGCGATGAGGTCTGCCCTGTGGGGGCGATCGAGGAGGGCAAACTTAACCTCTCAAGCTGCATATATTGCGGCAGATGTCTCAAGGGGTGTGTCGGTAGGATCGAGATGAGATGA